One part of the Ralstonia pickettii genome encodes these proteins:
- a CDS encoding LysR family transcriptional regulator has protein sequence MQAFVAEARERSFTRAAAQMGLSRSALSHAMHALEARLGVRLLTRTTRSVSTTEAGARLLEAVAPRLDEIGLELGALTALRDKPAGTVRITAHDHTITTVH, from the coding sequence TTGCAAGCCTTCGTGGCCGAGGCACGGGAGCGCAGTTTCACCCGCGCTGCGGCGCAAATGGGGCTGTCTCGCTCAGCGCTGAGCCATGCGATGCATGCCCTGGAAGCGCGGCTGGGTGTGCGGCTACTGACGCGCACTACCCGCAGCGTTTCCACTACGGAGGCCGGTGCACGGCTACTGGAAGCGGTGGCACCCCGGCTCGATGAGATCGGACTGGAGCTCGGGGCCCTCACTGCACTGCGAGACAAGCCTGCGGGCACCGTGCGCATCACGGCCCACGACCACACCATCACCACCGTGCACTAG
- a CDS encoding type 2 periplasmic-binding domain-containing protein, translating into MNYAFTDIAAQRFDAGVRVGDRVDKHMVAVRLAPEQGMAVAASPG; encoded by the coding sequence GTGAACTACGCATTCACAGATATCGCTGCGCAGCGCTTCGACGCCGGCGTGCGCGTAGGAGATCGCGTGGACAAGCACATGGTGGCCGTGCGTCTCGCGCCGGAGCAGGGCATGGCTGTGGCGGCGTCACCTGGCTAA